In Haloterrigena turkmenica DSM 5511, a single genomic region encodes these proteins:
- the thrC gene encoding threonine synthase — translation MSLSLSADQPAVPDDADDGVWLECIECGETFAPFDDVRYTCDDCDSLLEVRYADLPTFDDFEGEGVWRYADALPFESGVSIQEGATPLYEVPRLEESIGVEALRIKHEGMNPTGSFKDRGMTVGVKVAKELGVGRLACASTGNTSAALAAYGSRGGMETLVLLPAGKVAAGKIAQASLHGARILEVDGNFDACLDIVQELAGQGEAYLLNSLNPFRLEGQKTIGLEILEGFLADYDTVPDRIVLPVGNAGNTSALYKAFRELVQAGELDEDDVPKLTGVQAEGAAPMVEAVENGADEVRRWEDVETRATAIRIGNPVNAPKALPGIRETGGTAVAVSDEEITEAQRDLAGEGIGVEPASAASVAGLRKLRAEGIVDDDERVACLTTGHLLKDPDAAAAAGSDPEPVPADTDGVLEHLQD, via the coding sequence ATGAGTCTCAGCCTCTCCGCTGATCAGCCGGCCGTCCCGGACGACGCCGACGACGGCGTCTGGCTCGAGTGTATCGAGTGCGGCGAGACGTTCGCGCCCTTCGACGACGTCCGTTACACCTGCGACGACTGCGACAGCCTGCTCGAGGTCCGCTACGCCGACCTCCCGACGTTCGACGACTTCGAGGGCGAGGGTGTCTGGCGCTACGCCGACGCCCTGCCCTTCGAATCGGGCGTCTCGATCCAGGAAGGTGCGACGCCGCTGTACGAGGTGCCCCGACTCGAGGAGTCGATCGGCGTCGAGGCCCTGCGAATCAAACACGAGGGAATGAATCCGACCGGCTCGTTCAAGGACCGCGGCATGACCGTCGGCGTCAAGGTCGCGAAGGAACTCGGCGTCGGCCGCCTCGCCTGTGCGTCGACGGGCAACACGAGCGCCGCGCTGGCCGCCTACGGCTCCCGCGGCGGGATGGAGACGCTCGTGCTCCTCCCCGCGGGGAAGGTCGCGGCGGGCAAGATCGCCCAGGCCAGCCTCCACGGCGCCCGCATTCTCGAGGTCGACGGCAACTTCGATGCCTGCCTCGACATCGTCCAAGAGCTCGCGGGACAGGGCGAGGCCTATCTGCTGAACTCGCTGAACCCCTTCCGGCTGGAGGGCCAGAAGACGATCGGCCTCGAGATCCTCGAGGGCTTCCTCGCGGACTACGACACCGTGCCGGACCGGATCGTCCTGCCGGTCGGCAACGCCGGCAACACTTCGGCGCTGTACAAGGCCTTCCGCGAACTCGTCCAGGCGGGCGAACTCGACGAGGACGACGTCCCCAAGCTGACCGGCGTCCAGGCCGAGGGCGCGGCGCCGATGGTCGAGGCCGTCGAGAACGGCGCCGACGAGGTCCGGCGCTGGGAGGACGTCGAGACGCGAGCGACCGCGATCCGGATCGGCAACCCCGTCAACGCGCCGAAGGCCCTGCCCGGCATCCGCGAGACGGGCGGCACCGCCGTCGCGGTCTCCGACGAGGAGATCACCGAAGCTCAGCGAGATCTGGCGGGCGAAGGAATCGGTGTCGAACCCGCCTCCGCCGCCTCAGTTGCCGGGCTCCGAAAGCTCCGCGCGGAAGGGATCGTCGACGACGACGAGCGCGTCGCCTGTCTCACGACCGGCCACCTGCTCAAGGACCCCGACGCCGCCGCCGCGGCGGGGAGCGACCCGGAACCCGTGCCGGCCGACACGGACGGCGTGCTCGAGCACCTGCAGGACTGA
- a CDS encoding helix-turn-helix domain-containing protein produces MTDRSQHRLGELMEQSDPPFEEVMSCVFGIENHETRTYLVLRQRPGSTIDELADALERDRSTVTRSLSTLRDRGLVRRDRRLLDGGGYVYQFTAVPVPETKAMLHEALDAWAATVHEVIDEFDGAPP; encoded by the coding sequence ATGACCGACCGTTCCCAGCACCGCCTCGGGGAGTTGATGGAGCAGTCCGACCCGCCGTTCGAGGAAGTGATGAGCTGCGTATTCGGAATCGAGAATCACGAGACGCGAACGTATCTCGTCCTCCGTCAACGGCCGGGTAGCACGATCGACGAACTGGCCGACGCGCTCGAGCGCGACCGGAGCACGGTCACTCGATCGCTGTCGACGTTGCGCGACCGGGGGCTCGTTCGGCGCGACAGACGATTGCTCGACGGCGGCGGCTACGTCTACCAGTTTACCGCGGTCCCCGTTCCCGAGACGAAGGCGATGCTCCACGAGGCGTTGGACGCGTGGGCGGCGACGGTACACGAGGTGATCGACGAGTTCGACGGCGCGCCGCCGTGA
- the argF gene encoding ornithine carbamoyltransferase translates to MTTATNETEPRHFLDVDDVTPAELDAILERAAEYKRAQHAGEDHEDLEGQTLGMIFQKPSTRTRVSFETGMTQLGGHAVFLGEDDIQLGRGEPLKDTSRTLSRYVDAVMARVFKHGNMEVLAEYSSVPVVNGLTDDAHPCQTLADLLTIREQEGGFEDVSAAWIGDGNNVAQSFAVGAALTDIDLTVATPEGYGIDDAVLERARDLGGDPTTTHDPVEAATDADIIYTDVWISMGQEDERDVRMNDFEGFQISADLLEHTADASVMHCLPAHRGEEITDDVIESDRSVVFDQAENRLHAQKALLSWLLE, encoded by the coding sequence ATGACAACAGCAACGAACGAGACGGAGCCGAGACACTTCCTCGACGTCGACGACGTCACGCCGGCCGAACTAGACGCCATCCTCGAGCGTGCGGCGGAGTACAAACGCGCTCAGCACGCCGGCGAGGACCACGAGGACCTCGAGGGCCAGACGCTGGGAATGATCTTCCAGAAGCCGAGCACCCGCACCCGCGTCTCCTTCGAGACGGGGATGACCCAGCTGGGCGGCCACGCCGTCTTCCTCGGCGAGGACGACATCCAGCTGGGACGGGGCGAACCGCTGAAGGACACCTCGCGAACCCTCTCGCGGTACGTCGACGCGGTGATGGCCCGAGTGTTCAAACACGGAAACATGGAGGTGTTAGCGGAGTACTCCTCCGTGCCGGTCGTCAACGGACTCACCGACGATGCCCACCCCTGCCAGACGCTCGCCGATCTGCTGACGATCCGCGAGCAGGAGGGCGGCTTCGAAGACGTCTCCGCGGCCTGGATCGGCGACGGCAACAACGTCGCCCAGTCGTTCGCGGTCGGCGCCGCGCTGACCGATATCGACCTGACGGTCGCGACGCCGGAGGGGTACGGTATCGACGACGCGGTGCTCGAGCGCGCCCGCGACCTCGGCGGCGACCCGACGACGACCCACGACCCCGTCGAGGCCGCCACGGACGCCGATATCATCTACACGGACGTCTGGATCAGCATGGGCCAGGAGGACGAACGCGACGTCCGGATGAACGACTTCGAGGGGTTCCAGATCAGCGCGGACCTCCTCGAGCACACCGCCGACGCCTCGGTGATGCACTGTCTGCCCGCCCACCGCGGCGAGGAGATCACCGACGACGTCATCGAGAGCGACCGCTCGGTCGTTTTCGACCAGGCCGAGAACCGGCTCCACGCTCAGAAGGCGTTACTGAGTTGGCTGCTCGAGTAA
- a CDS encoding [LysW]-lysine hydrolase: protein MNADSSEPTDVSAAEARELLIDLVSIPSPTREEREAAKRLVEFFEVHDREVWIDAVGNVRAPADDAVLLTSHIDTVPGDIPVEVEESGDDEILWGRGSVDATGPLAAMAAAAVRTGVSFVGVVGEEVDSKGSRYLVDDREEQPDAVVNGEPSGADGITLGYRGLIAGTYVATSESGHTSRPDPNAIQHAVRWWSAVEEYFEGDEYEPVFEQVTTKPVDIEGGVSDDGLSVEATMDVQLRVPPALDVGAVREATEAELEVGTVTWKDKVPPVMMSPRTEVARAFRVAIRKEGGDPRLVRKTGTSDMNIYAGAWDCPMVTYGPGDSDLDHAPDERLPLSEFDQSVSVLERVARTLSEQ from the coding sequence ATGAACGCGGACTCGAGCGAACCGACGGACGTGTCGGCTGCCGAGGCCCGCGAGTTGCTCATCGATCTCGTCTCGATCCCGTCGCCCACCCGCGAGGAACGCGAGGCGGCCAAGCGCCTCGTGGAATTCTTCGAGGTCCACGACCGGGAGGTCTGGATCGACGCGGTCGGGAACGTCCGCGCGCCGGCGGACGACGCCGTGTTGTTGACCTCGCACATCGACACCGTGCCGGGGGACATCCCCGTCGAGGTCGAAGAGTCCGGCGACGACGAGATCCTCTGGGGTCGCGGCAGCGTCGACGCGACGGGACCGCTCGCCGCGATGGCGGCCGCCGCCGTCCGCACCGGCGTCTCCTTCGTCGGCGTCGTCGGCGAGGAGGTCGACTCGAAGGGGTCGCGCTACCTGGTCGATGACCGCGAGGAGCAACCGGATGCCGTCGTCAACGGCGAACCCTCCGGTGCCGACGGGATCACGCTGGGGTATCGCGGCCTGATCGCCGGCACGTACGTCGCGACAAGCGAGTCCGGCCACACCTCCCGGCCGGACCCGAACGCGATCCAACACGCCGTCCGCTGGTGGTCGGCCGTCGAGGAGTACTTCGAGGGCGACGAGTACGAACCGGTCTTCGAGCAGGTGACGACCAAGCCGGTCGACATCGAGGGCGGCGTCAGCGACGACGGCCTCTCCGTCGAGGCGACGATGGACGTCCAGTTGCGCGTGCCGCCGGCGCTCGACGTCGGAGCCGTCCGCGAAGCCACGGAGGCCGAACTCGAGGTCGGGACCGTGACCTGGAAGGACAAGGTCCCGCCGGTGATGATGAGCCCGCGGACGGAGGTCGCACGGGCGTTTCGCGTCGCCATCCGCAAGGAAGGCGGCGATCCCCGCTTGGTGCGAAAGACAGGCACGAGCGACATGAACATCTACGCCGGGGCCTGGGACTGCCCGATGGTCACCTACGGGCCGGGCGACTCGGACCTCGATCACGCGCCCGACGAACGACTGCCGCTGTCGGAGTTTGACCAGTCGGTGTCGGTCCTCGAGCGCGTCGCGCGGACGCTCAGTGAGCAATAG
- a CDS encoding aspartate aminotransferase family protein, translated as MSDLDFVSGSKPIGIERGEGVFLYTADGTEYIDAGASFACTPLGHSHPAVVEAVQEQVGDLTFVDSSYPVEARENAYASFVASTPDGLEGAWFCNSGTEANEAALKFARSATGESKIVAATRSFHGRTMGALAATWKDKYKKPYEPLAGDIEFVPYGDGDELADAVDDETAAVILEPIQGEGGINVPPAGYLETARELTDEAGAALVLDEVQTGMGRTGSMWACQNAGVTPDILTTAKGLGNGLPVGAVAVQDWIADGAASHNATFSGGPVVAAAVHATVSTLVEEERPAHAAEIGDYLMTELESALGDSVREVRGEGLLVGLELKRGANRAARDLAMNHQVLALPAGRTVLRLLPPLVIDEAEADRLVNALTAVVASDTES; from the coding sequence ATGAGCGATCTCGATTTCGTCTCCGGAAGCAAGCCGATCGGCATCGAGCGCGGCGAGGGAGTGTTTCTCTACACCGCCGACGGCACTGAGTACATCGACGCCGGCGCGAGTTTCGCGTGTACGCCGCTGGGCCACTCTCATCCCGCCGTCGTCGAGGCCGTCCAGGAGCAGGTCGGCGACCTGACGTTCGTCGACTCCTCCTACCCCGTCGAGGCGCGCGAGAACGCCTACGCCTCGTTCGTCGCGTCGACGCCGGACGGACTCGAGGGCGCCTGGTTCTGTAACTCCGGGACCGAAGCCAACGAGGCCGCTCTGAAGTTCGCCCGGTCGGCGACCGGCGAGTCGAAGATCGTCGCGGCGACCCGGTCGTTCCATGGACGAACGATGGGAGCACTCGCGGCTACCTGGAAAGACAAGTACAAGAAACCGTACGAGCCGCTGGCCGGCGACATCGAGTTCGTTCCCTACGGCGACGGCGACGAACTCGCCGACGCGGTCGACGACGAGACCGCGGCCGTGATCCTCGAGCCGATTCAGGGCGAGGGCGGGATCAACGTCCCGCCGGCGGGCTACCTCGAGACCGCCCGCGAACTCACCGACGAGGCCGGCGCGGCGCTCGTCCTCGACGAGGTCCAGACCGGCATGGGCCGGACGGGTTCGATGTGGGCCTGCCAGAACGCGGGCGTCACGCCCGATATCCTCACGACGGCGAAGGGACTTGGCAACGGCCTGCCCGTCGGCGCGGTCGCGGTGCAGGACTGGATCGCCGACGGCGCGGCCTCGCACAACGCCACGTTCAGCGGCGGCCCTGTCGTCGCCGCGGCGGTCCACGCGACCGTCTCGACGCTGGTCGAGGAGGAGCGGCCCGCTCACGCCGCCGAGATCGGCGACTACCTCATGACCGAACTCGAGTCCGCGCTGGGCGATTCGGTCCGCGAGGTCCGCGGCGAGGGCCTGCTCGTCGGCCTCGAGTTGAAACGCGGTGCGAACCGCGCGGCTCGCGATCTGGCGATGAACCACCAGGTACTGGCGCTTCCCGCGGGGCGGACCGTCCTGCGTCTGCTGCCGCCGCTCGTGATCGACGAGGCGGAGGCGGATCGACTCGTGAACGCGCTGACCGCGGTCGTCGCATCCGACACCGAATCATGA
- a CDS encoding acetylglutamate/acetylaminoadipate kinase, with protein sequence MTTVVKIGGARAVDPEGALADVASLVEDGEDVVLTHGGSTAVDETLEDLGKEPTYVETPGGVVGRFTDEETMDVFKMVMPGKLNTDLVESLHNEGVDAVGLSGTDGKLLEGKRKSAVRVKEDGKKKIKRGDHSGKIESVNADLLETTLEGGYTPVVSVPMLGKEKSGGYTAVNADADRAAAAIAGALEADLVVLTDVSGIYEDPDDESTKIDSASTPEEFEAVKDAAEGFMTKKVMASEEALEGGAASVIVATANADEPISSALDGEGTTLEPGVLDTDTEEVTQ encoded by the coding sequence ATGACTACTGTCGTCAAAATCGGCGGCGCACGCGCCGTCGATCCCGAAGGAGCGCTCGCCGACGTCGCGAGCCTCGTCGAGGACGGCGAGGACGTCGTGCTGACGCACGGCGGTTCGACCGCCGTCGACGAGACCCTGGAGGACCTCGGGAAAGAGCCCACCTACGTCGAGACCCCCGGCGGCGTCGTCGGGCGCTTTACCGACGAGGAGACGATGGACGTCTTCAAGATGGTCATGCCCGGCAAGCTCAACACCGATCTGGTCGAGAGCCTGCACAACGAGGGCGTCGACGCCGTCGGCCTCTCCGGTACGGACGGCAAGCTGCTCGAGGGCAAGCGCAAGTCCGCCGTCCGCGTCAAAGAGGACGGCAAGAAGAAGATCAAGCGCGGCGACCACTCCGGCAAGATCGAGTCGGTCAACGCCGACCTGCTCGAGACGACCCTCGAGGGCGGCTACACGCCCGTCGTCTCCGTTCCCATGCTGGGCAAGGAGAAGTCCGGCGGCTACACGGCGGTCAACGCCGACGCCGACCGCGCCGCGGCCGCGATCGCGGGCGCGCTCGAGGCCGACCTCGTCGTCCTCACAGACGTCTCGGGGATCTACGAGGACCCCGACGACGAGTCCACCAAGATCGATTCGGCGTCGACCCCCGAGGAGTTCGAGGCCGTCAAGGACGCCGCGGAAGGGTTCATGACGAAGAAGGTCATGGCCTCCGAAGAAGCGCTCGAGGGCGGCGCCGCATCGGTGATCGTCGCGACCGCCAACGCCGACGAACCGATCTCGAGCGCGCTAGACGGTGAGGGCACGACCCTCGAGCCCGGCGTGTTAGATACCGACACGGAGGAAGTAACGCAATGA